A stretch of Apostichopus japonicus isolate 1M-3 chromosome 9, ASM3797524v1, whole genome shotgun sequence DNA encodes these proteins:
- the LOC139973807 gene encoding uncharacterized protein, which produces MAELRSKCIFVFAVLLLLNSNGFRVSSSTRVNDSNLQYFLFQTPEYPRDCYEVLNQCSSTNAKSGVYLIKPDQYPEPFQTYCDHNTTSGGWTIIQRRVDGSIGFNRTWNEYKNGIGFLGSEFLIGNEKLAYLINQQRYQLRIELENYAGQSYSLTYDNFRIADEWGKYSITSLGGVEGITDLPITWCSSNKDNYDNTCERTCENPNDCVRPDPAEPERCLCPENHMIFGDSCIPQEQCGCYVRGEGVVLAEGEFYINSRCTRRSTCSNNQIIEASYQCSDHAICDERNGVRKCYCNQNYQGDGVTCTHNCFVAAKRSVLREGEFYINSRCTRRSTCSNNHIIETSYQCSDHATCDERNGVRKCYCNQNYQGDGVTCTHNCFVAAKRSVLREGESYINSDCSLRITCTSNVLTSERYSCSADATCEERNNIRRCYCNEWFEGDGLTCTRSGPRDCSDLHTAGRRNNGKYTIYPAGSSGFEVFCEFSSGGWTVITQWQQIQDIDLVRTIKTMMDRVPSIAQKNTEVAGGILTIVIRALPATATHLATA; this is translated from the exons ATGGCAGAACTTCGAAGCAAATGTATTTTCGTCTTTGCGGTGTTGCTGCTTTTAAACTCAAATGGTTTTCGG GTATCCTCAAGCACAAGAGTCAACGATTCAA ACTTGCAGTATTTTCTATTCCAAACCCCGGAGTATCCAAGGGATTGTTATGAAGTACTTAACCAATGCTCTTCTACCAACGCCAAATCCGGTGTATACCTGATTAAACCTGACCAGTATCCGGAACCATTTCAGACATATTGTGATCATAACACTACATCTGGAGGTTGGACA ATCATACAACGACGTGTTGATGGATCCATCGGTTTTAATCGAACCTGGAACGAATACAAAAACGGAATTGGTTTCTTAGGCAGTGAATTTCTGATTGGTAATGAAAAGTTAGCTTATTTGATAAACCAACAGAGGTACCAGCTGCGCATCGAGCTAGAGAATTATGCAGGCCAGTCGTATTCCTTGACATACGACAACTTTCGCATTGCCGATGAATGGGGGAAATATTCTATAACAAGTCTTGGAGGTGTCGAAGGAATAACAG ATTTACCCATTACCTGGTGCTCATCCAACAAGgataattatgataatacaTGTGAAAGGACTTGTGAGAATCCGAATGATTGTGTCAGACCGGATCCAGCGGAACCAGAGAGATGTCTTTGTCCAGAAAACCACATGATTTTTGGAGATAGCTGCATACCTCAAGAGCAATGTGGCTGTTACGTCCGAGGGGAAGGCGTCGTATTAGCA GAAGGcgagttttacatcaattcaagatgtacacgaagatcaacttgtagcaacaaccagattatagaggcgagttaccagtgtagtgatcacgcaatCTGTGATGAGAgaaacggtgtccgtaaatgttactgtaatcaaaactaccaaggggacggagtcacgtgcacccacaactgcttcgttgctgccaAAAGAAGTGTTTTAAGG GAAGGcgagttttacatcaattcaagatgtacacgaagatcaacttgTAGCAACAACCATATTATAGAgacgagttaccagtgtagtgatcacgcaacctgtgatgagaggaacggtgtccgtaaatgttactgtaatcaaaactaccaaggggacggagtcacgtgcacccacaactgcttcgttgctgccaAAAGAAGTGTTTTAAGG GAAGGTGAATCATACATCAATTCTGACTGTTCCTTACGAATAACCTGCACCAGTAACGTACTTACAAGTGAGAGGTACAGTTGTAGTGCAGACGCAACCTGCGAGGAGCGGAATAATATCCGTAGATGTTACTGTAACGAATGGTTTGAAGGTGATGGTCTTACATGTACCCGCAGTGGACCGAGAGATTGTTCTGATCTTCACACAGCGGGTAGAAGAAATAACggaaaatataccatttatCCCGCTGGAAGCTCCGGGTTTGAAGTTTTTTGTGAATTTTCTAGTGGGGGATGGACA GTAATAACGCAATGGCAGCAAATTCAGGATATCGATTTAGTACGCACGATCAAGACAATGATGGATCGAGTACCTTCGATTGCGCAGAAAAACACAgaggtggctggtggtatcCTGACGATAGTAATACGGGCTCTACCAGCAACTGCTACTCATTTAGCAACCGCGTAG